One window from the genome of bacterium CG_4_10_14_0_2_um_filter_33_32 encodes:
- the mraW gene encoding 16S rRNA (cytosine(1402)-N(4))-methyltransferase, with translation MDNEKIYNHFAKSVDDYDYVADKVVMRNNELHKVMVNALNFGSKSKLKILDLGSGTGHGMFLMLKKFLNAKVTGIDFSHKMITNSREKLKGYNDRIKLIEDDFNKIDFDNDYDAIVSAIAIHNINHQEKAKLFQKIYGSLKDGGIFVNADFIKGEESEITEQYSKIYENYLRKNLSGGELEVWLKHAFKEDMPMSLSGQFDLLTKASFLNIELVWQFNNLAVYVAQKIKSRGHEKRLVEL, from the coding sequence ATGGATAACGAAAAGATATATAATCATTTTGCCAAAAGCGTAGATGACTATGACTATGTAGCGGATAAAGTTGTAATGCGAAATAATGAGTTGCATAAAGTAATGGTGAATGCTCTTAATTTTGGTTCAAAATCAAAATTAAAGATTCTTGATTTAGGTTCCGGCACTGGTCATGGTATGTTCTTAATGCTTAAAAAATTTCTAAATGCTAAAGTCACAGGTATTGATTTTTCCCATAAGATGATTACCAACTCAAGAGAAAAGCTTAAAGGCTATAATGACAGAATTAAATTGATTGAAGATGATTTTAATAAAATAGATTTTGACAACGATTATGATGCTATTGTGTCTGCTATCGCTATTCATAATATTAATCACCAAGAAAAAGCAAAATTGTTTCAAAAGATCTACGGTTCTTTAAAGGATGGCGGCATATTTGTTAATGCTGATTTTATAAAAGGGGAAGAATCTGAAATAACCGAACAATATAGCAAGATATATGAAAATTACTTAAGAAAAAATCTATCAGGTGGAGAGCTTGAGGTTTGGCTTAAGCATGCTTTTAAAGAAGATATGCCAATGTCTTTATCTGGGCAGTTTGACCTGCTTACCAAAGCGTCTTTTTTAAATATAGAGCTGGTTTGGCAATTTAATAATTTAGCGGTTTATGTTGCTCAAAAAATTAAAAGCCGAGGCCATGAAAAAAGATTGGTAGAATTATGA
- a CDS encoding type II toxin-antitoxin system death-on-curing family toxin produces MMKQITVEEVERIAHRLAKEQMGWDEPIPDFGTRYPGKLESCLATAFQTYAKKELYPSLIDKASILFYLMIKNHPFLNGNKRIAVTSLLVFLLFNKKWLSVTNEEIYEMAVDVAKSSPKLKRGIVELIKDFIEKNIKNRSNF; encoded by the coding sequence ATGATGAAACAGATTACTGTCGAAGAGGTTGAACGAATTGCTCATCGGCTCGCTAAAGAACAGATGGGTTGGGATGAGCCGATTCCTGATTTCGGCACTCGTTATCCCGGTAAACTCGAGAGCTGTCTGGCTACAGCATTTCAAACATATGCCAAAAAAGAGCTTTACCCTAGTTTGATTGATAAGGCTTCTATTTTGTTTTATTTAATGATTAAAAATCACCCTTTTCTTAATGGGAACAAGAGGATTGCTGTTACGAGTTTGTTGGTTTTCCTTTTATTTAATAAAAAGTGGCTTTCTGTAACCAATGAGGAGATTTATGAAATGGCGGTTGACGTGGCTAAAAGTTCCCCGAAGCTTAAACGGGGGATAGTTGAGCTTATAAAGGATTTTATTGAGAAAAATATAAAAAACAGATCTAATTTCTAA
- a CDS encoding response regulator yields MTKNPKKKILFADDEEGLREIYELRFKDEVFDSVFAKDGDEALEKIRKEKPDLVLLDIMMPGKNGMEVLEEIKKDPTTADIPVFMLTVLDDDDIRDKAFDLGAKYYLVKSSVVPPEVIKLMKEELYGEK; encoded by the coding sequence ATGACTAAAAATCCTAAGAAAAAAATTTTATTTGCAGATGATGAAGAAGGGTTAAGAGAAATATACGAATTAAGATTTAAAGATGAAGTTTTTGATTCTGTATTTGCCAAAGATGGTGACGAGGCTCTGGAAAAAATTCGAAAAGAAAAGCCGGATTTGGTATTGTTAGATATTATGATGCCTGGCAAAAATGGAATGGAAGTTTTAGAAGAGATTAAAAAAGATCCCACCACTGCTGATATTCCGGTTTTTATGCTCACGGTTTTAGACGATGACGATATAAGAGATAAGGCCTTTGACTTAGGTGCTAAATATTATCTAGTAAAGTCCAGCGTTGTACCGCCAGAAGTTATTAAACTTATGAAAGAAGAACTATACGGAGAGAAATAA
- a CDS encoding DNA helicase UvrD: MKLVADLHIHSKYSRATSREMNLEALFLWSRFKGINLLGTGDFTHPIWFGEIEQKLESVEEGLYKLKDKEDSPYFILSSEISCIYSKNNRVRKIHLVILAPSLNAVRKINTTLTGRGNLFSDGRPILGMDAKELAKIILDIAPDAIIIPAHIWTPWFSLFGANSGFDSVQECFDEISKEIFAVETGLSSDPQMNWRLSQLDRMSIISCSDAHSPSKLGREATVFDIDPNFISLRNAMKNPKKGEEILYTIEFYPEEGKYHYTGHRNCNIVQSQEETKKKGAICPVCGRKLTVGVMHRVEEIADKPLDFKDEKRPFFKSLVPLIEIIAESQNLGAESKKVRGDYLKIISRFKNEFNVLLDEPLENIKREDEKLAEGIKKIREGQISIAPGYDGVFGKVKIWSEADKLPKQKQDTLFSDYKD, encoded by the coding sequence ATGAAACTAGTTGCGGATTTGCATATACATTCTAAATATTCAAGAGCCACCAGTCGGGAAATGAATTTAGAGGCTCTGTTTCTTTGGTCACGGTTTAAGGGTATAAATTTATTAGGAACCGGTGATTTTACACATCCTATATGGTTTGGCGAGATTGAACAAAAGCTGGAGTCGGTAGAAGAGGGTTTGTATAAATTAAAAGACAAAGAAGACAGCCCCTATTTTATTTTAAGTTCAGAGATAAGCTGTATTTATTCAAAGAATAACAGGGTTAGAAAAATTCATTTAGTTATTTTGGCCCCGTCATTAAACGCTGTTCGTAAAATTAACACTACGCTAACAGGCAGGGGAAATCTTTTTTCTGATGGTCGTCCTATTTTAGGAATGGATGCAAAAGAACTTGCAAAAATAATTTTAGATATAGCCCCAGATGCTATTATAATTCCCGCTCATATTTGGACACCTTGGTTTTCTTTATTTGGAGCGAACTCCGGATTCGATTCAGTTCAAGAATGTTTTGATGAAATATCAAAAGAGATTTTTGCAGTTGAAACAGGACTTTCTTCTGATCCGCAAATGAATTGGCGTTTGTCTCAGTTGGATAGAATGTCTATTATTTCTTGTTCAGATGCTCATTCTCCGTCGAAACTTGGTAGGGAAGCAACAGTATTTGATATTGATCCAAATTTTATATCTTTAAGAAATGCCATGAAAAATCCCAAAAAAGGTGAAGAAATTTTATATACAATTGAGTTTTATCCTGAAGAAGGCAAATATCATTACACCGGCCATAGAAATTGTAATATTGTTCAGTCACAGGAAGAGACAAAGAAAAAAGGCGCTATTTGTCCTGTTTGCGGCAGGAAACTTACAGTTGGGGTTATGCATAGAGTAGAAGAAATTGCCGATAAGCCGCTTGATTTTAAAGATGAAAAGCGGCCGTTTTTTAAAAGTTTAGTTCCGCTTATTGAAATAATCGCTGAAAGTCAAAATTTAGGCGCAGAATCTAAAAAAGTTAGAGGCGATTATTTAAAGATAATTTCTAGATTTAAAAATGAATTTAATGTTCTTCTTGATGAACCGTTAGAAAATATCAAAAGAGAAGATGAAAAACTTGCCGAAGGTATTAAGAAGATAAGAGAAGGACAAATATCTATTGCTCCAGGTTATGATGGTGTATTTGGTAAAGTAAAAATCTGGTCAGAGGCTGATAAATTACCCAAGCAAAAACAAGACACACTATTTAGTGATTATAAGGACTAA
- a CDS encoding RNA-binding protein gives MDQKNKLYVGNLSYDIDNERLSSMFSEYGEIKEATVIMDRLTNKSKGFGFVTFANDEDADKAVRELDGKEIQGRNLKVNVAKPRI, from the coding sequence ATGGATCAAAAGAATAAACTTTATGTAGGCAATCTTTCTTATGATATAGATAATGAAAGACTTTCCAGCATGTTTTCTGAGTACGGTGAAATTAAAGAAGCTACAGTAATCATGGATAGATTAACAAACAAATCAAAAGGATTTGGATTTGTTACTTTTGCAAATGATGAAGACGCAGACAAAGCAGTAAGAGAATTAGACGGAAAAGAAATTCAGGGAAGAAACCTAAAAGTAAACGTAGCTAAACCGAGGATATAA
- the lexA gene encoding repressor LexA has product MEKQITPKQQRVLSFIREYFRTNNKMPTYEEIADSLSIRYFNSIRQYLQILKLKGFLDIEEHKSRGIKLNDEIIETINIPLVGSVSCGTPILATENIEGYVPVQKSFVSNPYKQYFFLKAQGDSMNEAGIEDGDLLLIEKKETASPGEMVLALIGDEATVKFYKLGNGYAVLLPKSRNPEHKPIIVKDNLSIQGIIVEVIKARDLKT; this is encoded by the coding sequence ATGGAAAAACAAATCACCCCAAAACAACAAAGAGTTCTAAGTTTTATCCGCGAGTATTTCAGAACAAATAATAAAATGCCTACCTATGAAGAAATAGCTGATTCGCTCAGCATAAGATATTTTAATTCTATCCGACAATACCTTCAAATCTTAAAATTAAAAGGGTTTCTTGATATAGAAGAACACAAAAGCCGCGGCATAAAACTAAACGATGAAATTATAGAAACCATAAACATTCCCCTAGTAGGCTCTGTATCTTGCGGAACACCAATACTTGCTACAGAAAATATTGAAGGATACGTTCCTGTACAAAAAAGTTTCGTAAGTAATCCTTATAAACAATATTTTTTCTTGAAAGCACAAGGTGATTCTATGAATGAAGCGGGTATTGAAGACGGCGATTTATTATTGATAGAAAAAAAAGAAACTGCAAGCCCTGGCGAAATGGTATTAGCATTAATTGGTGACGAAGCTACTGTAAAATTTTACAAGCTAGGCAATGGCTATGCGGTGCTTTTACCAAAATCACGCAATCCAGAACATAAACCTATTATAGTTAAAGATAACTTATCTATTCAGGGCATTATTGTAGAGGTGATAAAAGCTAGGGACCTAAAAACATAA